A window from Candidatus Cloacimonadaceae bacterium encodes these proteins:
- a CDS encoding DUF3164 family protein, giving the protein MENQTRPKAKATTERTKIDAQGRAIPVSVIKSEMLKQDTVVNNTLDRVIRLQKRIIADKIKLYAEIESYLEFIAKKSGMEWKGNAAFTSFDGKY; this is encoded by the coding sequence ATGGAAAATCAAACCAGACCCAAAGCGAAAGCGACCACAGAACGTACCAAGATCGATGCCCAAGGTCGAGCCATCCCGGTCTCTGTAATAAAGTCCGAGATGCTCAAACAGGATACAGTAGTCAACAACACTCTTGATCGAGTAATCAGGCTTCAGAAGCGCATCATCGCAGATAAGATCAAGCTTTATGCGGAGATTGAAAGCTATCTCGAATTCATAGCCAAGAAGAGTGGTATGGAATGGAAAGGCAATGCCGCATTCACCAGCTTCGATGGCAAATAC